A genomic stretch from Solenopsis invicta isolate M01_SB chromosome 15, UNIL_Sinv_3.0, whole genome shotgun sequence includes:
- the LOC120359649 gene encoding uncharacterized protein LOC120359649, giving the protein MNQRGRGRGADKTLQTLRSLNVDFAKYRTFHSQEGGKNTQEHKTQNTTIQRHTAPLQQHLQSPALSSLHASSSSFSSAHKHMPPPSASVHHTLISSHSPLPGTKFTGNIHPPSKSSPQHKQTSHSLSSATKSFTQNSHPLSKPHSSPQHKHTLSQPLPSTGQRNRLSPARPGYEKEWTKDREPSSIIRSVQMIMTQLQRMEERQISIEKKIDENTRAITQLTRNSAIRRPMKPQEILFRTVDDFVAFEDVDEDVYNDLVGYFIYLGRTNPVDCAAEYFRSVFPEDEEVSPYLTLNGKTGGCKLRNSRFAQACQDAINANKYFTNLNNVEFYDALEKALKSLKTRKWRYNRKRKAPLQREENEENEEVPPNQRQRIDDLEEDTGIENIQEEIEDTGTIEESEIQDTEEENADDIDTQDTEETENNDEQEYSTTDDLYDDDIVLFGSP; this is encoded by the exons atgaaTCAAcgagggagaggaagaggagcGGACAAGACGCTGCAAACTTTGCGATCATTGAATGTGGATTTTGCAAAATATCGCACATTCCATTCTCAAGAAGGCGGAAAGAACACACAAGAACACAAGACACAAAACACAACTATACAAAGACACACAGCACCATTACAACAACATTTACAATCCCCGGCATTATCATCCCTGCATGCTTCATCATCGTCATTCTCATCTGCACATAAACACATGCCCCCTCCATCGGCATCAGTACATCATACACTCATCTCATCGCACTCACCTTTACCAGGTACAAAATTTACAGGAAACATTCATCCACCATCAAAATCATCACCACAACATAAACAAACATCACACTCTCTTTCATCAGCCACAAAATCATTCACACAAAACAGTCATCCATTATCAAAACCACATTCATCACCACAACATAAACATACATTATCACAACCACTACCATCAACCGGACAACGCAATCGCCTATCTCCAGCCAGACCAGGATATGAAAAAGAGTGGACGAAAGACAGGGAACCATCTTCTATAATACGATCTGTACA aatgatTATGACACAACTACAACGGATGGAAGAGCGACAAATttcgattgaaaaaaaaatcga TGAAAATACAAGAGCTATCACCCAACTGACGCGAAATTCTGCAATAAGAAGACCAATGAAGCCACAGGAAATCTTATTTAGAACTGTGGACGATTTTGTAGCCTTCGAAGACGTTGACGAAGACGTTTATAATGATTTG GTGGGATACTTTATTTATCTTGGACGGACCAATCCAGTCGATTGCGCTGCAGAATATTTTCGCAGCGTATTTCCTGAGGATGAGGAAGTTTCACCATACCTCACCTTGAATGGAAAAACAGGGGGATGCAAATTGCGAAACAGTCGCTTTGCTCAAGCATGTCAAG ATGCCATAAAcgccaataaatattttaccaacCTCAATAACGTCGAATTTTATGATGCTTTGGAGAAGGCTTTAAAAAGCCTTAAAACTAGGAAATGGCGTTACAATAGGAAACGAAAAGCTCCTCTTCAGAgagaagaaaatgaagaaaatgaagAAGTTCCACCTAATCAACGCCAGCGAATAGATGACCTGGAAGAGGACACGGGAATTGAAAACATCCAGGAGGAAATTGAGGACACTGGGACAATTGAGGAATCAGAGATCCAAGACACGGAGGAGGAAAACGCCGATGATATTGACACCCAGGACACGGAGGAAACGGAGAACAACGACGAGCAGGAATATTCGACGACAGAtg ATCTATACGACGATGACATAGTCCTT